Proteins encoded together in one Lathyrus oleraceus cultivar Zhongwan6 chromosome 5, CAAS_Psat_ZW6_1.0, whole genome shotgun sequence window:
- the LOC127080618 gene encoding uncharacterized protein LOC127080618 translates to MAQPDNTTETPMDKSNVNVSTISPEKSKDKEESDGMPGGLDDKEGNSIDKNDQSTNIVNIEDLDSIHVPIVQRPAPGIAKRLKNKKGQAIESSSTPSKSLRRRTSVVPTKRQSKVITPVSQKKSLKRKEIPSESSESDHDVEHNVQDIISTARKQASGKKIPTNIPEVQIDNISFHSMENECDNKRSKEFRKVYVRGRCVYFSPKIISRFLGRNEEEQAEVEVSENVICREITAKQVKEWPSKGKLSASDLSVKYDVLHKIGVAN, encoded by the exons ATGGCCCAACCTGATAACACTACTGAAACCCCTATGGATAAATCTAACGTCAATGTGTCTACTATATCTCCTGAAAAATCGAAAGATAAAGAGGAGTCTGATGGGATGCCTGGTGGTCTGGATGATAAAGAAGGAAACTCCATCGATAAAAATGATCAATCTACTAACATAGTGAATATAGAGGATCTGGACTCTATTCATGTGCCCATTGTTCAAAGACCGGCTCCAGGAATAGCTAAAAGGTTGAAGAACAAAAAAGGTCAAGCTATTGAATCCTCTAGCACACCCTCTAAATCTCTCAGGAGAAGAACTAGTGTTGTCCCTACAAAAAGACAGAGCAAGGTTATTACTCCTGTCTCCCAGAAGAAATCACTTAAGAGGAAGGAAATTCCTTCTGAGTCTAGTGAATCTGACCATGATGTTGAACACAATGTTCAGGACATCATTTCTACTGCCAGAAAGCAAGCTTCTGGGAAGAAGATTCCGACAAATATTCCTGAAGTTCAAATTGACAACATTTCCTTTCACTCTATGGAGAAT GAATGTGATAACAAGAGGAGTAAGGAGTTTAGAAAAGTGTATGTTAGAGGAAGATGTGTGTATTTTTCTCCTAAAATCATAAGTAGGTTTTTGGGAAGAAATGAAGAAGAACAAGCTGAAGTGGAAGTCTCTGAAAATGTTATTTGCAGAGAGATTACTGCTAAACAAGTAAAGGAATGGCCAAGTAAAGGGAAGTTGTCAGCAAGCGATTTGAGTGTGAAGTATGATGTTCTTCACAAAATTGGAGTTGCTAATTAG